A window of Tautonia plasticadhaerens contains these coding sequences:
- a CDS encoding Gfo/Idh/MocA family protein, with product MRIAIVGCGYVADYYVTTLTNHPELELVGVSDQDEGRADRFAKHHGLHRYRDYAELLADDRVGLVVNLTNPRAHFDVSTAALDAGKHVYTEKPLATEWPRAVALVGQAEAAGLVIASAPSTMLGEAAQTLWKLVREGAVGKVCLAYAELDEGLLHRENYRGWLSASGNAWPFRDEFEVGCTLEHAGYYLTWLAAMFGPAESVTSFASCQIPDKSPVPLDPPDTPDFTSGCIRFASGMVVRLTNSIVASHDHSMRIFGDEGVLRVANCWDMASPVYLSRWSKYSFRAQRYPTLARLVGLGERRQPLVRKADFHYKTVGSNRCDYARGVAELAASIREGRPCRLSPRFSLHVNEITLTLQDPEGMGSPRRLTTTFDPVSPMPWAVGA from the coding sequence ATGCGGATCGCCATCGTCGGCTGCGGCTACGTGGCCGACTACTACGTCACCACGCTGACCAACCACCCCGAGCTGGAGCTGGTCGGCGTCTCCGACCAGGACGAGGGACGCGCCGACCGCTTCGCGAAGCACCACGGCCTGCACCGCTATCGGGACTACGCCGAGCTGCTGGCCGATGATCGCGTGGGGCTGGTCGTCAACCTGACGAACCCCCGGGCCCACTTCGACGTGTCGACCGCCGCGCTCGACGCCGGCAAGCACGTCTACACCGAGAAACCGCTGGCGACCGAATGGCCCCGGGCCGTCGCCCTCGTGGGGCAGGCCGAAGCCGCCGGCCTGGTAATCGCCTCGGCCCCGAGCACGATGCTGGGGGAGGCGGCGCAGACCCTCTGGAAGCTCGTCCGGGAGGGGGCCGTCGGCAAGGTCTGCCTTGCCTACGCCGAGCTGGACGAGGGGTTGCTGCACCGGGAGAACTATCGGGGCTGGCTCAGCGCCTCGGGCAACGCCTGGCCGTTCCGGGACGAGTTCGAGGTCGGCTGCACCCTGGAGCACGCCGGGTATTACCTCACCTGGCTCGCCGCCATGTTCGGGCCGGCCGAGTCGGTCACCTCCTTTGCCTCCTGCCAGATCCCGGACAAGAGCCCCGTCCCGCTTGACCCCCCGGACACCCCGGACTTCACCTCCGGCTGCATCCGGTTTGCCTCCGGGATGGTGGTCCGCCTGACGAACAGCATCGTGGCCTCGCACGACCACTCCATGCGGATCTTCGGCGACGAGGGGGTGCTCCGGGTCGCCAACTGCTGGGACATGGCCTCCCCGGTCTACCTGAGCCGGTGGTCGAAATATTCATTCCGGGCCCAACGCTATCCGACCCTGGCCCGGCTCGTCGGCCTCGGCGAGCGTCGCCAGCCGCTCGTCCGCAAGGCCGACTTCCACTACAAGACCGTCGGCTCCAACCGCTGCGACTACGCCCGGGGGGTGGCCGAGCTGGCCGCATCGATCCGGGAGGGCCGCCCCTGCCGCCTCTCCCCCCGATTCTCCCTGCACGTGAACGAGATCACGTTGACCCTGCAGGATCCCGAGGGGATGGGTTCCCCTCGAAGACTGACCACCACCTTCGATCCCGTCTCCCCGATGCCCTGGGCCGTGGGGGCCTGA
- a CDS encoding VOC family protein, whose translation MAREVLTHLMFEGVAEEAMTFYTSLFGDSGITHVERYGTGEQGKEGTVKLATFSLAGRAFLCIDSPVKHGFGFTPAMSLFVECESEAELDSAFGRLVEGGSVLMPVGNYGFSARFGWLTDRFGVSWQLNFA comes from the coding sequence ATGGCACGCGAGGTCTTGACGCACCTCATGTTCGAGGGGGTCGCCGAGGAGGCGATGACGTTCTACACGTCGCTCTTCGGCGATTCGGGGATCACCCATGTCGAGCGATATGGGACGGGTGAGCAGGGCAAGGAGGGCACCGTCAAGCTGGCGACCTTCTCCCTTGCAGGCCGCGCCTTCCTTTGCATCGACAGCCCGGTCAAGCATGGGTTCGGGTTCACACCGGCGATGTCCCTGTTCGTCGAATGCGAGAGCGAGGCCGAGCTGGATTCCGCCTTCGGCCGGTTGGTGGAGGGTGGGAGCGTCCTGATGCCGGTCGGCAACTACGGCTTCAGCGCGCGGTTCGGCTGGCTCACCGACCGCTTCGGCGTCTCCTGGCAATTGAATTTCGCGTGA
- a CDS encoding glycosyltransferase, translating to MPSLTFIRREIAALEDLGWTVARYAVRDSGLPRVDPDDQLEYERTRRLLDAGPIGLLGATLAEAVRHPGRFLRSLQAAWRIGKASGRGIGVHLAYLAEASLLKRWADRDGVAHVHVHFGTNPATVALLSRLLGGPSYSLTVHGPEEFDSPRALALGEKVRHASFVAAISSFGRSQLWRWSDPDDWDKVRVVRCGLDAKFLRQEATDPPDLPRLLNIGRLDPQKGQLVLVEAAAELARRGREFELAVIGDGAMRAALEELIERRGLRGKVTLLGWRSGPEVREALGSSRALVLSSFAEGLPVVIMEALALHRPVISTAIAGIPELVRPGESGWLVPAGAVGELADAMEEALDASTDRLRRMGAAGAARVAADHDVSTEAARLASYFPTAGPGATRASSTPVSA from the coding sequence ATGCCGAGCCTGACCTTCATCCGCCGGGAGATCGCGGCGCTGGAGGATCTCGGCTGGACGGTCGCCCGGTACGCCGTCCGGGACTCGGGCCTCCCCCGGGTCGATCCCGACGACCAGCTCGAGTACGAGCGGACCCGTCGCCTGCTCGACGCCGGCCCGATCGGCCTGCTCGGGGCGACGCTCGCCGAGGCGGTGCGTCATCCCGGTCGGTTCCTCCGGTCCCTGCAGGCGGCCTGGCGGATCGGCAAGGCATCCGGCCGGGGGATCGGCGTCCACCTGGCCTACCTCGCCGAGGCCAGCCTGCTCAAGCGCTGGGCCGATCGGGACGGGGTCGCGCACGTCCACGTGCACTTCGGCACCAACCCGGCCACCGTCGCGCTGCTCTCCCGGTTGCTGGGCGGGCCGAGCTACAGCCTGACGGTCCACGGGCCCGAGGAGTTCGACTCGCCGAGGGCCCTGGCCCTGGGCGAGAAGGTCCGCCACGCCTCCTTCGTCGCGGCGATCAGCTCCTTCGGCCGGAGCCAGCTCTGGCGCTGGTCCGATCCCGACGACTGGGACAAGGTCCGGGTCGTCCGCTGCGGGCTGGACGCGAAGTTCCTCCGCCAGGAGGCGACCGACCCGCCCGACCTTCCCCGGCTGCTGAACATCGGCCGGCTCGACCCCCAGAAGGGCCAGCTCGTCCTGGTCGAGGCCGCCGCCGAGCTGGCCCGACGCGGCCGGGAGTTCGAGCTGGCCGTCATCGGCGACGGGGCCATGCGTGCCGCCCTGGAGGAGCTGATCGAGCGCCGGGGGCTCCGGGGCAAGGTCACCCTGCTCGGATGGCGGAGCGGCCCGGAGGTCCGGGAGGCCTTGGGGTCGAGCCGGGCCCTGGTGCTCTCCAGCTTCGCCGAGGGGCTGCCGGTCGTGATCATGGAGGCGTTGGCCCTGCACCGGCCGGTGATCTCGACCGCCATCGCGGGCATCCCGGAACTGGTCCGGCCCGGGGAGTCCGGCTGGCTCGTCCCGGCCGGGGCGGTCGGCGAACTGGCCGACGCGATGGAGGAGGCCCTCGACGCCTCCACCGACCGTCTCCGACGCATGGGGGCGGCCGGCGCGGCCCGGGTCGCCGCCGACCACGACGTCAGTACCGAGGCGGCACGGCTCGCCTCGTACTTCCCGACGGCAGGGCCGGGGGCGACCCGGGCCTCGTCGACGCCCGTCTCGGCGTGA
- a CDS encoding Gfo/Idh/MocA family protein, translating into MADTVRWGILGAGSMAEAFARGLAELPDAVVSAVGSRSLDRAKGLAERLRIPKAVGSVEELVASPEVDLVYVSTPNHVHREHMVLALGSGKPVLCEKPFALNAGEAREVAELARSAGLFCMEAMWSRFIPCMARLRELVRGGTIGEVQMLSAQMGYPFEYRPGGRLWDPGQGGGVLLDLGVYLVSMALDLLGPVEGVVGFASMAESGVDDRVGLVLRHSGGRLSNLSASLTGATGNDAVLSGSGGLIRVAEPFYRPERLTVRSVSPISPGADGSGGGRLALLKGMPVVRSVARRIDPLIDLARGGRRDLVVPLSGNGYQYQAAEAMRCLRAGETESPVMPLDESIAILDVLDEVRRRWGDLGSNP; encoded by the coding sequence ATGGCCGACACCGTCCGATGGGGCATCCTGGGCGCCGGATCGATGGCCGAGGCCTTCGCCCGGGGCCTGGCCGAGCTGCCCGACGCCGTCGTCTCCGCCGTCGGATCCCGGTCCCTTGACCGGGCGAAGGGCCTCGCCGAGCGGCTCCGGATCCCGAAGGCGGTGGGCAGCGTCGAGGAGCTGGTCGCCTCTCCCGAGGTCGACCTCGTCTACGTCTCCACCCCGAATCACGTGCACCGCGAACACATGGTGCTCGCCCTCGGTTCGGGCAAGCCGGTCCTCTGCGAGAAGCCATTCGCCTTGAATGCGGGCGAGGCGAGGGAGGTCGCCGAGCTGGCCCGATCGGCGGGCCTCTTCTGCATGGAGGCCATGTGGAGCCGGTTCATCCCCTGCATGGCCCGGCTCCGGGAGCTGGTCCGGGGGGGGACGATCGGCGAGGTCCAGATGCTCTCGGCCCAGATGGGCTACCCGTTCGAGTACCGGCCGGGGGGGCGGCTCTGGGATCCGGGGCAGGGGGGGGGCGTCTTGCTCGACCTCGGGGTCTACCTCGTCTCGATGGCCCTCGACCTGCTCGGCCCGGTCGAGGGGGTGGTCGGGTTCGCTTCGATGGCCGAATCTGGGGTCGATGACCGGGTCGGCCTGGTCCTTCGGCACTCCGGCGGTCGACTCTCGAACCTCTCGGCCAGCCTCACCGGGGCGACCGGCAACGACGCCGTGCTCTCCGGCTCCGGCGGCCTGATCCGGGTGGCCGAGCCGTTCTACCGCCCCGAGCGGCTGACCGTCCGATCCGTTTCCCCGATCTCGCCGGGTGCCGATGGAAGCGGCGGCGGCCGGCTGGCCTTGCTCAAGGGGATGCCCGTGGTCAGGTCGGTCGCCCGACGGATCGACCCGCTGATCGACCTCGCCCGGGGAGGCCGACGCGACCTGGTCGTGCCCCTCTCCGGCAACGGCTACCAGTACCAGGCGGCCGAGGCGATGCGATGCCTCCGGGCCGGGGAGACCGAGAGCCCGGTCATGCCGCTGGACGAGTCGATCGCCATCCTCGACGTGCTGGACGAGGTCCGCAGGCGCTGGGGAGACCTCGGGTCGAATCCCTGA